One Urocitellus parryii isolate mUroPar1 chromosome 8, mUroPar1.hap1, whole genome shotgun sequence DNA window includes the following coding sequences:
- the LOC113179203 gene encoding HLA class II histocompatibility antigen, DM alpha chain — MDHEQSQGATLLQLLRLLWLLPPSWATPAAPAPLWRDDLQNHTFRHTVFCQDGSPSIGLTETYDEDLLFAFDFSRNTRVPCLPEFADWAQDQRDASAIVFDKGFCEAMIEQIGPELEGKIPVSRGYPVAEVFTMKPLEFGKPNTLVCFISNLFPPMLTVNWQHNSVPVEGVGPTFVSAIDGLTFQAFSYLNFTPEPYDLFSCIVTHEIDRHTTFAYWVPQNALPSDFLENVLCGIAFVLGVLGIIVGTVLIIYFRKPCSGD, encoded by the exons ATGGATCatgagcagagccagggagctACGCTGCTTCAGCTGCTAAGGCTTCTGTGGCTGCTGCCCCCCTCCTGGGCCACCCCTGCAG CTCCTGCTCCACTGTGGCGGGATGACCTGCAAAACCACACATTCCGACACACTGTGTTCTGCCAGGATGGGAGTCCCAGCATAGGGCTCACTGAGACCTACGACGAAGACCTGCTTTTCGCCTTCGACTTTTCCCGGAATACTCGGGTGCCCTGCCTCCCTGAATTTGCTGACTGGGCTCAGGATCAAAGAGATGCCTCTGCCATTGTATTCGACAAAGGATTCTGTGAAGCAATGATTGAGCAAATAGGCCCCGAACTTGAAGGAAAAATCCCAGTGTCCAGAG GTTACCCTGTTGCTGAGGTGTTCACAATGAAGCCCCTGGAGTTTGGCAAACCCAACACGTTGGTCTGCTTTATCAGTAATCTCTTCCCGCCCATGTTGACAGTGAACTGGCAGCATAATTCGGTCCCTGTGGAAGGAGTTGGGCCCACTTTTGTCTCAGCTATAGATGGACTCACCTTCCAGGCCTTTTCTTATTTAAACTTCACACCGGAACCCTATGACCTTTTCTCCTGCATCGTGACTCACGAAATTGACCGCCACACAACATTTGCCTATTGGG TGCCCCAGAATGCCTTGCCTTCAGATTTCCTGGAGAATGTGCTGTGTGGCATAGCCTTTGTCCTGGGCGTGCTGGGCATCATTGTGGGCACTGTCCTCATCATCTATTTCCGGAAGCCTTGCTCAGGTG ACTGA
- the LOC113179191 gene encoding HLA class II histocompatibility antigen, DM beta chain has product MTTLLPLLLGLSLGCTGAGGFVAHVESTCLLDDDRNPKDFTYCISFNKDLLACWNPEEGKIAPCEFGTLYPLAQQISQYLNQNDNLLQRLRNGLQDCATHTQPFWKSLTNRTRPPSVQVAQTTPFNTREPVMLACYVWGFYPAEVTITWMKNGQFINPNNSAQKTSQPNGDWTYQTVSHLPLTPSYGDIYTCVVEHFGNPEPIFQDWTPGLSPVQTVKVSVSAVTLGLGLIIFSLGCISWRNSASSSYIPLPGSNYPEGRHIS; this is encoded by the exons ATGACTACACTCCTGCCGCTGCTGCTGGGCCTCAGCCTGGGCTGCACAGGAGCAG GTGGCTTTGTGGCCCATGTGGAAAGCACCTGTCTCTTGGATGATGACAGGAATCCAAAGGACTTCACATATTGTATCTCCTTCAACAAGGACCTCTTGGCCTGCTGGAATCCAGAAGAGGGGAAAATAGCCCCTTGTGAATTTGGAACACTGTATCCATTGGCCCAACAAATCTCACAATACCTCAACCAAAATGATAACCTGCTGCAGCGCTTGCGCAACGGACTGCAGGATTGTGccacacacacccagcccttCTGGAAATCACTGACCAACAGAACAC GACCACCATCTGTGCAAGTAGCCCAAACCACTCCTTTTAACACAAGGGAGCCTGTGATGCTGGCCTGCTATGTGTGGGGTTTCTATCCAGCTGAGGTGACCATCACGTGGATGAAGAATGGGCAGTTTATCAACCCTAACAACAGTGCTCAGAAGACTTCCCAGCCCAATGGAGACTGGACGTACCAGACCGTTTCCCATTTACCCCTAACCCCTTCTTATGGGGACATCTATACTTGTGTGGTGGAACATTTTGGGAATCCTGAGCCAATCTTTCAGGACTGGA CACCTGGGCTGTCCCCTGTACAGACGGTGAAGGTTTCTGTGTCTGCGGTGACTCTGGGCCTGGGCCTCATCATCTTCTCTCTTGGTTGCATCAGCTGGCGGAATTCTGCCTCCTCTA GCTACATTCCCCTCCCTGGATCCAATTATCCAGAAG GACGGCACATTTCGTAG